One region of Sulfuricurvum sp. IAE1 genomic DNA includes:
- a CDS encoding ParA family protein, with the protein MILTLAHTKGGVGKSTAAWHLAHAFSLIGPVEIVDMDFNQTLHYVNIMAGRPFTVHQPRNVAELYDLISRTTHDVTLIMDIGGFDSDLNRASIRHSDHVVIPITPDRVTEVLGFRTFDAILSELDIVDTHFHVLFNNVHASTRNFDKFKKAVKGSRFTILDSAIRSRKIYYTTMGNGQSVFSSIGNVAAQTEILELRDELRRTR; encoded by the coding sequence ATGATCCTCACCCTCGCACACACCAAAGGCGGTGTCGGCAAATCGACCGCCGCCTGGCATCTGGCCCATGCATTCAGTCTGATCGGTCCGGTCGAGATCGTCGACATGGACTTCAACCAGACGCTCCATTACGTCAACATCATGGCAGGTCGTCCGTTTACCGTCCATCAGCCGCGCAACGTCGCAGAGCTGTACGACCTGATCAGTCGCACCACGCACGACGTGACACTCATCATGGATATCGGCGGGTTCGACAGCGATCTGAACCGCGCGTCGATCAGGCACAGCGACCACGTCGTGATCCCGATCACCCCCGACCGCGTGACCGAGGTGCTCGGGTTCCGGACGTTTGACGCGATCCTCTCTGAGCTGGACATAGTCGATACACATTTTCACGTACTGTTCAACAACGTACACGCCTCCACACGCAACTTCGACAAATTCAAAAAAGCGGTCAAGGGATCGCGCTTCACCATCCTGGACAGCGCCATCCGGTCGCGCAAGATCTACTACACCACGATGGGCAACGGCCAGAGCGTTTTCAGTAGCATCGGAAACGTCGCGGCACAAACCGAAATACTGGAGCTGAGAGATGAACTTAGACGCACTCGATGA
- a CDS encoding ParB/RepB/Spo0J family partition protein: MNLDALDDAVSESKPRTSGISDVMELEMSLVYANPHQPRKHFDPDSLVELAESIKSHGLIQPISVVRRTAGYMIIAGERRWRAHQIIGSVTIKAALVVKDESEIEEMALIENIQRDDLTDYEIAMAVVRLWETGMYPQKKDLARAISKPLSFVSKAFSVVNKLDPEIRADIEENKRDTGLSVLEELSRVEPEKQREVYDRYNAGEIKRDEFKEAAKPKAEKPIEPKKIKVQREVAVTQGDGRLLFGGDDFHRFFREVEPWKKYKITIEEIV, encoded by the coding sequence ATGAACTTAGACGCACTCGATGACGCGGTCAGCGAATCAAAGCCCCGCACTTCAGGCATATCAGATGTCATGGAACTGGAGATGTCTCTGGTCTACGCAAACCCACACCAGCCACGCAAACATTTTGACCCTGATTCACTGGTTGAGCTGGCAGAGTCTATCAAATCACATGGACTGATCCAACCTATCAGTGTGGTCCGAAGAACTGCGGGGTATATGATCATCGCCGGGGAGCGGAGATGGAGAGCTCATCAGATCATCGGGTCCGTTACGATCAAAGCTGCTTTGGTGGTCAAGGATGAATCCGAAATCGAAGAGATGGCGCTGATCGAGAACATCCAGCGCGACGACCTGACCGACTACGAAATCGCGATGGCGGTCGTGCGGCTGTGGGAGACAGGCATGTACCCTCAGAAAAAGGATCTCGCCCGCGCGATATCCAAACCGCTCTCATTTGTATCCAAAGCGTTCAGCGTCGTCAACAAGCTCGACCCGGAGATCAGAGCCGACATCGAGGAGAACAAACGCGACACCGGACTCTCCGTGCTCGAAGAACTGAGCCGGGTGGAACCGGAAAAACAGCGCGAGGTATATGATCGGTACAACGCCGGGGAGATCAAGCGCGATGAGTTCAAAGAAGCGGCGAAGCCGAAAGCGGAAAAGCCGATCGAACCTAAAAAAATAAAAGTCCAAAGAGAGGTTGCTGTCACACAAGGTGATGGACGTTTGCTTTTTGGAGGGGATGATTTCCACCGATTCTTCCGGGAAGTAGAGCCGTGGAAGAAGTACAAAATCACCATCGAGGAGATCGTATGA
- a CDS encoding DNA cytosine methyltransferase, whose amino-acid sequence MNELALFAGAGGGILGGKLLGWRTVCAVERDAYAAQVLAQRQNDGTFEPFPIWSDVRSFDGYPWRGIVDVISGGFPCQDISSAGKGCGLDGERSGLWREMARIIGEVRPRYVLVENSPLLTLRGGDRVIGDLTALGYDCQWGVIGAHNTGAPHKRDRIWIVAKRVREEHANFRAIRKSIRRNRVRRGEINPRIFLYSQSQRCREARESICGQAQRDRRSGDELLSNSACERLEGESVTGSTTQENGWLKPWGQFGRTFAAYGRRWPAEPGLGRVAHGVAHRAHRIKAIGNGQVSRMVPMAWSILS is encoded by the coding sequence GTGAATGAGTTGGCTCTTTTCGCGGGCGCTGGTGGCGGAATACTCGGCGGAAAACTTCTCGGATGGCGAACCGTCTGCGCCGTTGAGCGTGATGCCTACGCCGCACAAGTTTTGGCACAACGACAAAATGACGGAACCTTCGAACCTTTCCCGATATGGTCTGACGTGCGAAGTTTTGACGGATACCCGTGGCGAGGAATTGTTGATGTCATATCTGGCGGGTTCCCATGTCAGGACATCAGCTCTGCCGGAAAAGGATGCGGACTGGACGGAGAGCGATCCGGTCTATGGAGAGAAATGGCGCGGATCATCGGCGAAGTACGACCCCGATACGTTCTCGTGGAAAATTCGCCGCTCCTCACTCTTCGGGGAGGAGATCGAGTTATTGGTGATCTTACCGCGTTGGGGTATGACTGTCAATGGGGAGTTATCGGAGCGCACAATACCGGTGCTCCCCACAAGCGCGACCGCATTTGGATCGTCGCGAAGCGTGTCCGGGAAGAGCACGCAAACTTCCGAGCTATCCGAAAGTCTATTCGACGAAATAGAGTTCGGAGAGGAGAGATCAACCCGCGAATTTTTCTATACTCCCAAAGCCAACGATGCAGAGAAGCGCGGGAAAGTATCTGCGGACAAGCGCAACGGGATCGTCGGTCAGGTGATGAACTTCTATCCAACTCCGCTTGCGAGAGACTGGAGGGGGAATCTGTCACAGGAAGCACTACTCAAGAGAATGGATGGCTCAAGCCGTGGGGTCAATTTGGCAGAACATTTGCAGCGTATGGGAGAAGATGGCCTGCTGAACCCGGATTGGGAAGAGTGGCTCATGGGGTGGCCCATCGGGCACACCGCATTAAAGCCATTGGAAACGGACAGGTTTCAAGAATGGTACCGATGGCATGGAGCATCTTAAGTTAA
- a CDS encoding YodC family protein, whose amino-acid sequence MFKAGDRVTLKSGGPIMTVESIDEDDSVTCVWYENGEIKRQSFIMTVTLKKVDEAPAAVV is encoded by the coding sequence ATGTTTAAAGCAGGAGACAGAGTTACCCTTAAATCAGGTGGCCCAATCATGACGGTTGAAAGCATTGATGAAGATGATTCAGTTACATGCGTATGGTATGAAAATGGCGAAATCAAACGTCAATCATTCATTATGACAGTAACACTAAAAAAAGTCGATGAAGCACCAGCAGCTGTCGTTTAA
- a CDS encoding AlpA family transcriptional regulator: protein MAKYITYRDIEKIYGLKKNTLTKLYMKGEFIPAIKVGNRNYFEVEKLEEWIESKKVAIAS from the coding sequence ATGGCTAAATATATAACCTATAGAGATATTGAAAAAATCTACGGACTGAAAAAAAACACCCTTACGAAACTCTACATGAAGGGCGAGTTCATACCGGCGATCAAAGTCGGAAACCGTAATTATTTTGAGGTAGAAAAGCTTGAAGAGTGGATAGAATCGAAAAAAGTTGCCATTGCTTCGTGA
- the argB gene encoding acetylglutamate kinase, producing the protein MQKKIDTVKTLMDAMPFIKEFRDEIVVIKYGGSAQSSEELKAKFAQDIVLLHLVGVKVVIVHGGGSRISQLLADLKIPTEFIDGERVSTPEVMRIVEMVLSGEINKEITSLLNSHGAKAIGISGKDAHFLKAKPKDEAKFGLTGRVNEVKADVIHNLLRENFIPVIAPIGADEALGHPGYNINADLAASAIAAAIGACKVIFMTDTPGVLNKDKELFSTLSEAEVEALKNDGTIQGGMVPKVDACLEAVDGGVKKAHIIDGRIEHAILLELFTSDGVGTQITL; encoded by the coding sequence ATGCAAAAAAAGATTGATACCGTCAAAACCCTGATGGACGCGATGCCGTTCATCAAAGAGTTTCGCGACGAGATCGTCGTCATCAAATACGGCGGATCGGCGCAGAGCTCCGAAGAACTTAAAGCCAAATTCGCGCAGGATATCGTATTGTTGCACCTGGTGGGGGTTAAAGTCGTCATCGTCCACGGCGGGGGAAGCCGTATCAGCCAGTTGCTCGCTGACCTCAAAATACCGACCGAGTTTATCGACGGCGAACGGGTCAGCACCCCCGAAGTGATGCGGATCGTGGAAATGGTGCTCAGTGGGGAGATCAACAAGGAAATCACGTCGCTGCTCAATTCCCACGGCGCCAAGGCGATCGGTATCAGCGGCAAAGACGCCCATTTCCTCAAAGCCAAACCCAAAGACGAAGCCAAATTCGGTCTGACGGGGCGGGTGAACGAGGTAAAAGCCGACGTGATCCACAACCTTCTGCGTGAAAACTTCATCCCTGTCATTGCCCCTATCGGAGCGGACGAAGCGCTTGGGCATCCGGGTTACAATATCAACGCCGATCTCGCCGCATCGGCGATTGCGGCCGCCATCGGCGCGTGCAAAGTGATTTTTATGACGGATACCCCGGGCGTTCTGAACAAAGATAAAGAGCTTTTCTCCACCCTGAGCGAAGCCGAAGTCGAAGCGCTCAAAAACGACGGGACGATTCAAGGCGGGATGGTTCCGAAGGTGGATGCATGCCTTGAAGCGGTGGACGGCGGCGTCAAAAAAGCGCACATCATCGACGGACGGATTGAACACGCGATTTTGCTTGAGCTTTTCACGTCCGACGGAGTCGGGACCCAGATCACTTTGTGA
- a CDS encoding tetraacyldisaccharide 4'-kinase, producing the protein MKRFLIRWGEGYLYRPSLLQKLFSILLLPLSALYCLCAYIRYRRSVPKNQGIPVVSVGNLVVGGSGKTPLVIELARRFAKPAVVLRGYGRSSRGMVVVKDRDILCDIAQSGDEAMLYAKSLPHGVVIVSEIRERAIAEAKAIGCDVVLLDDGYGKHAIEKLDVLIRVKTPNPFCLPSGAYREKLWKGKEALIAEEGETFTRRVSVQNPTRKMVLVTAIARPERLDPYLPEVVEKVYFEDHHPFTPGELEAIVKRTGATSLLVTQKDFVKMASFNLNLTVLELSLDVDEAFIEQVKEYVNAKKD; encoded by the coding sequence GTGAAACGCTTTCTGATCCGATGGGGGGAGGGGTATCTGTATCGCCCCTCGCTGCTCCAGAAACTCTTTTCGATTCTGTTGCTCCCTTTAAGCGCCCTGTATTGTCTGTGCGCTTATATCCGCTACCGACGCAGCGTTCCGAAAAACCAGGGTATCCCGGTCGTGAGCGTCGGGAACCTGGTCGTTGGCGGGAGCGGTAAAACACCCCTGGTAATCGAACTTGCCCGCCGCTTTGCCAAACCTGCCGTCGTGTTGCGCGGATACGGGAGATCGAGCCGGGGGATGGTGGTTGTCAAGGATCGGGACATTTTGTGCGACATCGCCCAAAGCGGGGATGAAGCGATGCTGTATGCCAAATCTTTGCCCCACGGCGTCGTCATCGTCAGCGAAATCCGCGAACGGGCCATCGCCGAAGCCAAAGCGATCGGATGCGATGTGGTATTGCTAGACGACGGCTACGGGAAACACGCCATCGAGAAGCTCGACGTACTCATCCGCGTGAAAACCCCTAACCCGTTCTGTCTCCCCAGCGGAGCCTACCGTGAAAAACTCTGGAAAGGCAAAGAGGCGCTTATCGCCGAAGAGGGGGAGACGTTCACCCGTCGGGTAAGTGTGCAGAATCCGACCCGCAAGATGGTACTGGTGACGGCGATCGCCCGTCCGGAGCGGCTTGACCCCTATCTCCCCGAGGTGGTCGAAAAGGTTTATTTCGAAGATCACCATCCCTTCACCCCCGGCGAACTCGAAGCGATCGTCAAGCGGACGGGGGCGACGAGCCTGCTCGTAACTCAGAAAGACTTCGTTAAAATGGCGTCTTTTAATCTCAACCTCACCGTCTTGGAACTCTCCTTGGATGTAGATGAGGCGTTTATCGAACAGGTAAAGGAATACGTCAATGCAAAAAAAGATTGA
- a CDS encoding DegT/DnrJ/EryC1/StrS aminotransferase family protein, producing the protein MNIPFYRVEVGGDEREKIDEVLDGEAPDIIKDLESAFESYIGASYALATSHGTAALHLAMLAIDLKRGDKVLCSINAYPSVPEVVRHFDAEPIFIDIDPDTFNIDLGKLEHYLSENKSKKLKAVIVSHVGGQSVDLDRLYEIAKQYDVKIVEDASDALGATYKGQKIGSTGADITCFDFSPHLRRNVCNGGMLVSDDEEIIERARLLRNHAMVTEDESLGYIYDVTDIGSQYMMSPLDAATILIQLEKQDDIIERQRVIAAVYNEHLEGAPHIKLPIANDEHPYSLYIIKVDKNRDSFARELSARGIECGLHYIPLHLLSYYKAKYSLRVNDFPVALRSYQQVLSIPNYAALSDDEVDEICEAILDVASTRV; encoded by the coding sequence ATGAATATCCCGTTTTATCGTGTCGAAGTCGGAGGAGATGAGCGAGAAAAAATCGACGAAGTGCTTGACGGCGAAGCGCCGGACATCATCAAAGATCTCGAAAGCGCTTTCGAATCGTATATCGGCGCTTCGTATGCGCTGGCAACGTCGCACGGAACCGCGGCACTGCATCTGGCGATGCTGGCGATCGACCTCAAACGGGGCGACAAAGTGCTGTGCTCGATCAATGCGTACCCTTCGGTACCCGAAGTGGTACGCCATTTCGATGCCGAGCCCATTTTCATCGACATCGATCCCGATACCTTCAACATCGATCTGGGTAAACTCGAACACTATCTGTCCGAAAACAAAAGCAAAAAGCTCAAAGCGGTGATCGTCTCGCATGTGGGCGGGCAGAGCGTCGATCTCGACCGTCTCTACGAGATCGCCAAACAATACGACGTCAAAATCGTCGAAGACGCTTCCGACGCGCTTGGAGCAACGTATAAAGGCCAGAAAATCGGTTCAACCGGTGCGGATATTACCTGTTTTGATTTCAGTCCCCACCTGCGCCGTAACGTCTGTAACGGCGGCATGCTGGTGAGCGATGATGAAGAGATCATCGAACGGGCCCGGCTGCTGCGCAACCACGCCATGGTGACCGAAGACGAATCGCTGGGGTACATCTACGACGTGACCGATATCGGGAGCCAGTACATGATGAGCCCGCTGGATGCGGCGACGATCCTTATACAGCTCGAAAAACAAGACGACATCATCGAACGCCAGCGCGTGATCGCGGCAGTCTACAACGAGCATCTTGAAGGGGCGCCGCATATCAAGCTGCCGATCGCGAACGACGAGCACCCCTATTCACTCTACATTATCAAGGTCGACAAAAACCGCGATTCGTTCGCCCGCGAACTCTCCGCGCGCGGGATCGAATGCGGCCTGCACTACATCCCGCTGCACCTGTTGAGCTATTACAAGGCGAAGTATTCGCTTCGCGTTAACGATTTTCCCGTTGCGCTGCGCAGTTACCAGCAGGTTTTGTCGATTCCCAACTACGCCGCTTTGAGCGACGATGAGGTCGACGAAATCTGCGAAGCGATTCTGGACGTAGCGTCGACCCGGGTGTGA
- a CDS encoding NAD+ synthase — translation MDKYALISEYLTRFLEEEVRKTGLSKTVVGLSGGIDSAVVAVLAHRAFGDDLLCVKMPSHHSSQSSLDDADELCRVFGLRSETRSIEPMLRAYGEEGMSALRIGNLSARLRMVTLFDISAREGALVLGTSNKSELMLGYGTLYGDLASALNPIGDLYKTEVFELARHLGIPGSILSKPPSADLWAGQSDEAEIGYPYSDLDRVLKRYVEERHTREEMIRDGEKPDLVDMIIGKIYKNQFKRRMPVIAKLTSRTVNIDFNYPRDITL, via the coding sequence GTGGATAAATACGCACTGATCAGTGAGTATCTGACACGGTTCCTGGAAGAAGAGGTCCGCAAGACCGGTCTGTCCAAAACGGTCGTCGGTTTAAGCGGGGGGATCGATTCGGCGGTTGTCGCGGTGCTGGCGCACCGTGCGTTCGGAGACGACCTGCTGTGCGTCAAAATGCCTTCGCACCATTCGTCCCAAAGCAGCCTTGACGATGCCGATGAACTGTGCCGCGTTTTTGGCCTCCGCAGCGAAACCCGCAGTATCGAGCCGATGTTGCGGGCGTATGGAGAGGAGGGGATGTCGGCGCTTCGGATCGGCAACCTCTCCGCACGGCTTCGGATGGTAACGCTGTTCGATATCTCCGCGCGGGAAGGGGCGCTGGTGCTGGGAACCAGCAACAAAAGCGAATTGATGCTCGGTTACGGGACCCTTTACGGCGATCTGGCCAGCGCCCTCAACCCGATCGGCGATCTGTACAAAACCGAGGTTTTTGAACTCGCCCGCCATCTGGGGATTCCGGGTTCCATCCTTTCCAAGCCCCCCAGTGCCGATTTATGGGCGGGGCAGAGCGACGAAGCCGAGATAGGCTACCCCTACAGCGACCTCGACCGTGTGTTGAAACGTTACGTCGAAGAGCGTCACACACGTGAAGAGATGATCCGTGATGGAGAAAAACCCGATTTGGTCGATATGATTATCGGAAAGATTTATAAAAATCAGTTCAAGCGCCGTATGCCGGTCATCGCCAAACTGACGTCGCGGACGGTCAACATCGATTTCAATTATCCCAGAGATATAACCCTATAA